Proteins encoded in a region of the Vicia villosa cultivar HV-30 ecotype Madison, WI linkage group LG5, Vvil1.0, whole genome shotgun sequence genome:
- the LOC131605224 gene encoding uncharacterized protein LOC131605224: MEEYDLNIPNDIMNATIRDLVNTEGDGKFMIDSEEDGSFSMKNMYCKLMQEGAGLVSASCNLCGSVCESTLHVLRDCSFARRVWDNRIPGSIMQAFFGTNLQDWIHLNIMAKPHDNIEWCNYWATGCHLLWTWRNKEKHTMEFQRSFNFIATIENNLNEYKEVMHINHCTMDIQKIEVLVKWSPPMDGVFKLNTDGSRDKDGLAGCRGVIRDARGEVDVRFYQVYWQGKCDNGIIVGDFEGLKLAVEFGFSKVEVNTDSTASIEILSKAKKKMNGTSSLEYQIMHLMAIMDCAEIVYACRELNGCANALAKEGILLKEDCETYWDPPDFMLKNLKKDLKGVLVARSIVP, encoded by the exons ATGGAGGAGTATGATTTGAACATTCCTAATGATATCATGAATGCTACTATTCGTGACCTGGTTAACACGGAAGGAG ACGGTAAATTTATGATTGATAGTGAAGAGGATGGATCTTTCTCTATGAAAAATATGTATTGTAAATTAATGCAGGAAGGAGCT GGGCTTGTAAGTGCTAGTTGTAACTTGTGTGGCAGTGTTTGTGAATCAACTCTCCATGTGTTGCGCGATTGCAGTTTTGCTCGCAGAGTTTGGGATAACAGAATTCCTGGCAGCATCATGCAAGCTTTTTTTGGAACAAATCTACAAGATTGGATTCACCTCAATATTATGGCCAAACCGCATGATAATATTGAGTGGTGTAACTATTGGGCTACAGGATGTCATTTACTTTGGACATGGAGGAATAAAGAGAAGCACACGATGGAGTTTCAACGGTCGTTTAATTTCATTGCCACTATTGAGAATAATTTGAATGAGTATAAGGAGGTTATGCATATAAACCACTGTACCATGGACATTCAAAAGATAGAAGTTCTGGTGAAGTGGAGTCCTCCTATGGATGGAGTTTTTAAACTTAATACCGATGGATCAAGAGATAAAGATGGGTTAGCTGGCTGTAGAGGTGTCATTCGAGACGCAAGAGGGGAAGTGGATGTTAGGTTTTACCAAGTTTATTGGCAAGGCAAGTGTGATAATGGCATAATTGTGGGGGATTTTGAAGGTTTGAAGCTTGCTGTGGAGTTTGGGTTTTCGAAGGTGGAGGTTAACACTGATTCGACTGCTTCCATAGAGATCCTTTCTAAAGCTAAAAAGAAGATGAATGGGACTTCGAGTCTGGAATATCAAATCATGCATTTGATGGCTATTATGGATTGCGCTGAGATTGTTTATGCGTGCAGGGAACTGAATGGTTGCGCTAATGCTCTTGCTAAAGAAGGAATACTTTTGAAAGAAGATTGCGAAACTTATTGGGATCCGCCAGATTTTATGCTGAAAAATCTGAAGAAGGACTTAAAGGGTGTTCTTGTTGCTAGATCTATCGTTCCGTAG